A stretch of the Methanobacterium veterum genome encodes the following:
- a CDS encoding nucleotide sugar dehydrogenase, which produces MAEKNYKIALFGLGYIGLPTAALFAKNGFKLIGVDINQKIVDSINSGCSPILEPGLAKLVKDGVTKKLLSASTDGIEAAEESNVMIIVVPTPIDENNCSDLTAVISACETVSHGLKRGDLVIIESTVPPYTCERTVIPILEQSGLKASVDFGVAYTPERALPNNTLYEMTHNARVIGGLNEESAEKAAFLYGKITQGKIITVENLVTAEMVKLMENTYRDTNISLANELAMVCESLGIDAIEAIKAANFHPRVNILSPGPGVGGHCLSVDPYFIIEMAEKQGIEARLIKTARDINNHMPHHVAQMVENSLDEIGKSTLHSNIGILGVAYKGNTADTRETPAKPLINDLISQGAEVLVHDPYVSPEVIINMGAKPVKIEEALNCDCTVLITDHDQYCDLTPAMIKSHIFICTRPILDPERFKNEGIIFKGVGRPYVPNYSLLDSNDFEDKRIILDGAEKP; this is translated from the coding sequence ATGGCAGAAAAAAATTACAAAATAGCTCTATTTGGTTTAGGATATATAGGACTTCCTACCGCTGCCTTATTTGCAAAAAATGGCTTTAAACTAATAGGAGTAGATATAAACCAAAAAATAGTAGATTCAATTAACTCAGGATGTTCACCAATCTTAGAACCGGGTTTAGCTAAGCTAGTTAAAGATGGAGTAACCAAAAAACTATTATCGGCAAGTACTGACGGTATTGAAGCCGCCGAAGAATCTAATGTCATGATCATAGTAGTACCTACTCCTATAGATGAAAATAACTGTTCTGATCTCACAGCAGTTATTTCTGCATGCGAAACTGTTTCTCATGGATTAAAGAGAGGAGATCTGGTAATAATTGAAAGCACTGTTCCACCATATACTTGTGAAAGAACGGTGATTCCAATACTTGAGCAAAGTGGCCTTAAAGCTTCCGTAGACTTTGGAGTAGCTTATACACCTGAAAGAGCATTACCCAATAACACTCTTTATGAAATGACTCATAATGCTAGAGTTATAGGGGGACTTAATGAAGAAAGCGCTGAAAAAGCAGCTTTTCTTTATGGAAAAATTACCCAGGGAAAAATTATAACCGTTGAAAATCTAGTAACTGCTGAAATGGTTAAGTTAATGGAAAATACATACCGAGATACCAACATTTCCCTAGCAAATGAACTTGCCATGGTATGTGAATCATTAGGCATAGATGCCATTGAAGCTATAAAAGCAGCTAATTTCCATCCTAGAGTCAATATACTTTCTCCAGGCCCTGGAGTAGGGGGACACTGTCTTTCTGTTGATCCCTATTTCATAATAGAAATGGCTGAAAAGCAGGGCATCGAAGCCAGGCTTATTAAAACTGCCCGAGATATAAATAACCACATGCCTCATCATGTGGCCCAAATGGTTGAAAATAGTTTAGATGAAATTGGAAAATCTACTTTACACTCAAACATCGGCATATTGGGAGTCGCATATAAAGGTAATACTGCAGACACCAGAGAAACTCCTGCCAAACCACTTATTAATGATTTAATTTCTCAAGGGGCAGAAGTTCTTGTTCATGATCCTTACGTTAGTCCCGAAGTGATTATTAACATGGGAGCAAAACCTGTAAAAATAGAAGAAGCCCTTAATTGTGACTGCACTGTATTGATAACTGACCATGATCAATACTGTGACTTAACTCCTGCAATGATAAAAAGTCATATTTTTATATGTACTCGTCCTATTTTAGACCCAGAAAGATTTAAAAATGAAGGAATTATCTTTAAAGGAGTTGGACGGCCATATGTTCCTAATTATTCTCTTTTAGATTCAAATGATTTTGAAGATAAAAGAATCATATTAGATGGGGCCGAAAAGCCTTAA
- a CDS encoding YchF/TatD family DNA exonuclease, giving the protein MIDVHCHVDFKDFNKNREEVMARAKKKLSAIVDSGATLGGNRRALKLVEDYKGFTHAALGFHPVSATKADLDIIEKAVKEIHENIDKAVAIGETGLDFHEVKDTESRNRQVKVFKTFIDLANEYEMPIILHARDAELKAFEIIKEHSKDIDVIFHCYGGDIETAHKIVDESYYISFSTIIAYSNYHEELVEEIPIQNILTETDSPYLSPFKGQKNEPSFVEEAVKKIADVKSLPVFKVDKKTERNARKVFDI; this is encoded by the coding sequence ATGATCGATGTACATTGTCATGTTGATTTTAAAGATTTTAACAAAAACAGGGAAGAGGTAATGGCACGGGCAAAGAAAAAATTGTCTGCCATTGTTGATTCTGGAGCTACATTAGGCGGAAATAGAAGAGCTTTAAAGCTTGTAGAAGATTATAAAGGTTTTACACATGCTGCACTTGGATTTCACCCCGTTAGTGCGACAAAAGCAGATCTTGACATAATCGAGAAAGCAGTTAAAGAAATACATGAAAATATAGACAAAGCAGTAGCTATTGGAGAAACTGGCCTTGATTTTCATGAAGTAAAAGATACTGAATCAAGAAACAGGCAGGTAAAAGTCTTCAAAACATTCATCGACCTTGCAAATGAATATGAAATGCCCATCATACTTCACGCAAGAGATGCTGAATTAAAAGCTTTTGAGATAATAAAAGAGCATTCAAAAGATATCGATGTTATATTCCACTGTTATGGTGGGGATATTGAAACAGCACATAAAATAGTAGATGAAAGCTATTATATTTCATTTTCAACCATAATTGCTTATTCCAATTATCATGAAGAGCTTGTAGAAGAAATACCAATTCAAAATATACTAACTGAAACTGACAGCCCTTATCTTTCACCTTTCAAAGGACAAAAAAATGAGCCTTCATTTGTAGAAGAAGCAGTTAAAAAGATTGCTGATGTAAAATCTTTACCTGTATTTAAGGTAGATAAAAAAACAGAACGGAATGCAAGGAAAGTTTTTGATATTTAA
- the mtxX gene encoding methanogenesis marker protein Mmp4/MtxX — protein MKIAAGVGENKNIIEASKKVDFEVILTESEDKLINMLLNKEVDAAVRGSLSASKMLSILKEKYHSKLYRASFLETNGQKFLFAPVGIDEGDNPEEKIKIIELGAEFLSKLGIEPKIAVLSGGRPQDVGRSQKIDDSIADGERVTSVAKSKYSVKHYFILIENAIKDNVNFILAPDGISGNLIFRTLIFLGSGKSHGAVTLGINEIFIDTSRSQSVEGYIRALEFSNYLARLKSRNEKCNH, from the coding sequence ATGAAGATTGCAGCGGGTGTCGGTGAAAATAAAAACATAATTGAAGCTTCTAAAAAAGTAGATTTCGAAGTTATTTTAACGGAATCTGAAGATAAGCTTATTAACATGCTTCTAAATAAAGAAGTAGATGCTGCTGTAAGAGGATCCCTCAGCGCTTCCAAGATGTTAAGTATACTAAAAGAAAAATATCATAGCAAATTATACAGGGCCTCTTTTTTAGAAACAAATGGTCAAAAATTTTTGTTTGCCCCTGTGGGAATTGATGAAGGAGATAACCCTGAAGAAAAAATAAAAATAATAGAATTAGGGGCAGAATTCTTATCAAAATTAGGAATAGAACCTAAAATCGCAGTACTTTCTGGCGGAAGACCTCAAGATGTGGGTAGAAGCCAGAAAATTGATGATTCAATTGCAGACGGAGAACGTGTAACAAGTGTCGCAAAAAGTAAATATTCTGTAAAACATTATTTTATATTAATAGAAAATGCAATAAAGGATAATGTAAACTTCATTTTAGCACCGGATGGTATATCTGGAAACTTAATATTTAGAACTCTGATTTTTTTGGGTTCAGGAAAAAGCCATGGTGCTGTAACACTTGGAATAAACGAAATTTTTATAGATACTTCAAGATCACAAAGCGTAGAAGGATATATTAGAGCCTTAGAATTTTCAAATTATCTAGCAAGATTAAAGAGTAGGAATGAAAAATGCAACCATTAA
- a CDS encoding DUF6270 domain-containing protein has translation NFVDTALKFDHIFTTAEECVQKYKKDYGHKSVHCLMFGAQPKLFNPITKQNRSNEVIFAGSWYGDIHVQRSKEMIEIFDNILDSGYKLKIYDRTYTPNNPNSNFPKKYLKYVNPAVPFDQIENVYKESIYSLNINTETKSKTMFARRVFELMLCNTLVLSNYSEGMYELFGDNVIFVDEGKVNLSFCGEKRSNNLYNVLRNHTYSQRFKQILDTIDYKYLPTDDNVTVYYVVNDQSEIKDILKHYESITYVNKRLTLLLSKDIPNHLIKNIYQEYANHEVSVYSLNYLLQNKEVSSTLNKLESYHGNPQNIEELISNETPYFIFANLQLKEDFVEKGILHYSYIETDIGIAPGEKFRFKKVKDINNIIFHNKKFMDVFNSIFKETSIEFTVYTLQDYKQDVHGKLNSETSEISKIDINIPDIDIHGSCVSRDVFNFDKNKEIKIGQYFARQSFVSAVSTPSIEKVNVNLPSAFQRRMVESDLRKDMFEKLSLKKANYLLIDLIDERINLIKYNNSLFTFSDELKNSNFMEDFDVEVVDKLSMDDSIWKKAMDEYVDHLLKIYDENRIIIHEAYLIESYITIDGEKKYFPEDNRRYIKLLNRFFKKYYAYLKQKLPNAHLISISEDNYCLWEGHLWDKAPMHYENRYYQDVLRIIKDIIYKENYKDKFMNETILKKLKT, from the coding sequence TAATTTTGTGGATACAGCTTTAAAATTTGACCATATATTTACAACAGCAGAAGAATGCGTACAAAAATACAAAAAAGATTATGGACACAAAAGCGTTCACTGTTTAATGTTTGGGGCACAACCAAAACTATTTAATCCCATTACTAAACAGAATAGATCTAACGAGGTTATTTTTGCAGGTAGCTGGTATGGAGACATACATGTTCAAAGATCCAAAGAAATGATAGAAATTTTTGATAATATTTTAGATAGTGGATACAAATTAAAAATTTATGATAGAACATATACTCCAAATAACCCAAATTCTAATTTTCCAAAAAAATATCTTAAATATGTAAATCCTGCAGTACCTTTTGATCAAATTGAAAATGTTTATAAAGAGAGTATATATTCTTTAAATATTAATACAGAAACTAAATCAAAAACCATGTTTGCAAGACGTGTATTTGAACTTATGTTATGTAATACACTAGTTTTATCAAACTATTCTGAAGGTATGTACGAATTATTTGGAGATAATGTTATATTCGTGGATGAAGGAAAAGTTAATTTATCTTTTTGCGGAGAAAAGCGAAGTAATAATTTGTATAATGTTTTAAGGAATCATACATATTCACAACGGTTTAAACAGATTTTGGACACAATTGACTATAAGTATTTACCAACAGATGATAATGTTACAGTTTATTATGTTGTTAACGATCAATCAGAAATTAAGGACATTTTAAAGCACTATGAGTCTATAACTTATGTAAATAAAAGATTAACATTACTTTTATCTAAAGACATCCCAAATCATTTAATTAAGAACATATATCAAGAGTATGCAAACCATGAGGTTTCGGTATATTCTTTAAACTATCTTCTTCAAAATAAAGAAGTTTCTAGCACGCTTAATAAATTAGAATCATACCATGGAAATCCTCAAAATATAGAAGAATTAATTTCCAATGAAACTCCTTACTTTATATTTGCTAATCTCCAACTTAAGGAAGATTTCGTGGAAAAAGGAATATTACACTACTCTTATATTGAAACAGACATTGGAATTGCTCCAGGAGAAAAATTCAGATTTAAAAAAGTTAAAGACATAAATAACATTATTTTCCATAACAAAAAGTTTATGGACGTATTTAACAGTATTTTTAAAGAAACCTCTATTGAGTTTACTGTTTATACATTGCAAGACTATAAGCAGGATGTACATGGAAAATTAAATTCGGAAACTTCTGAAATTTCAAAAATTGATATAAATATTCCAGATATTGATATTCATGGTAGTTGTGTGAGCAGAGATGTATTTAATTTTGATAAAAATAAAGAAATAAAAATAGGCCAATACTTTGCAAGGCAATCATTTGTAAGTGCAGTTAGTACACCATCTATTGAAAAAGTCAATGTTAATCTTCCATCTGCTTTCCAAAGAAGGATGGTAGAAAGTGATTTAAGGAAAGATATGTTTGAAAAGTTATCTCTCAAAAAAGCTAATTATTTACTAATAGATTTAATAGATGAAAGAATAAATTTGATTAAATATAATAATTCTCTATTTACTTTTTCCGATGAATTAAAGAATTCTAATTTTATGGAAGATTTTGATGTAGAAGTTGTGGATAAACTAAGTATGGATGATTCTATTTGGAAAAAAGCAATGGATGAATATGTAGATCACCTGCTGAAGATATATGATGAAAATAGAATTATTATACATGAAGCTTACCTAATTGAATCATATATTACCATAGATGGTGAAAAAAAGTATTTCCCTGAAGATAACAGGAGATACATTAAACTACTTAATAGATTCTTTAAGAAGTATTATGCATACCTAAAACAAAAATTACCCAATGCACATCTTATTTCTATTTCAGAGGATAACTATTGCTTATGGGAAGGCCATTTATGGGATAAAGCCCCAATGCACTATGAAAACAGATATTATCAGGATGTTCTGAGAATCATAAAAGACATAATTTATAAAGAAAATTATAAAGACAAGTTTATGAATGAAACTATTTTAAAAAAGCTAAAAACATAA
- the uppS gene encoding polyprenyl diphosphate synthase produces the protein MQPLKPLYKIYEWYISRNLKPENMPKHIAVIMDGNRRYTKLMGNMEIIDGHKRGVSTLEKVLDWSIELGIEIVTAYAFSTENFNRPPKEVKGLMKLFQKEFEGIAKNPKIHKNEVRINAVGNLNLLPENVREAIRIAEEATSSYDKRIVNIAIGYDGRMEIIDAIKKISKEVKDGKLDCEDINEDLVNRNLYTAGLEDPNLIIRTSGEERLSGFLLWQSSYSELYFCDSLWPELRKVDFLRALRSYQERERRFGI, from the coding sequence ATGCAACCATTAAAACCACTTTATAAAATTTATGAATGGTACATATCAAGAAATCTCAAGCCCGAAAACATGCCCAAACATATTGCCGTTATAATGGACGGTAACAGGCGGTACACAAAATTAATGGGTAACATGGAAATTATAGACGGTCATAAAAGAGGGGTAAGTACCCTTGAAAAAGTTCTGGACTGGTCCATTGAATTAGGGATAGAAATTGTAACAGCCTATGCATTTTCTACCGAGAATTTTAACAGACCTCCAAAGGAAGTGAAAGGTCTAATGAAGCTATTCCAAAAAGAATTTGAAGGAATAGCAAAAAATCCAAAGATTCATAAAAATGAAGTAAGAATAAATGCAGTAGGTAATTTAAATTTACTTCCAGAAAATGTAAGAGAAGCCATAAGAATTGCAGAAGAGGCTACATCTTCCTATGACAAACGAATTGTAAATATTGCAATAGGCTATGATGGGAGAATGGAAATAATCGATGCTATAAAAAAGATTTCAAAAGAAGTTAAAGATGGAAAACTAGACTGTGAGGATATAAATGAAGATTTAGTCAATAGAAATCTATATACTGCAGGCCTGGAAGATCCAAATCTTATAATAAGGACAAGTGGAGAAGAAAGGCTCAGCGGGTTCCTACTATGGCAGTCCTCCTATTCAGAACTATACTTCTGCGATAGTTTATGGCCAGAACTTAGAAAGGTTGATTTTTTAAGGGCGCTTAGATCATATCAAGAAAGAGAAAGGCGTTTTGGAATTTAA
- a CDS encoding CDP-glycerol glycerophosphotransferase family protein — MKNTKYKLFAAFFNFYKHIFKINNNRVSFIIINKDKFRGNLKYIYNEMNKRNEHLECNIISRDEYNLSGMNSVSGALRKIFVLLRLFLVKSYRLAVSRYIFLNDNFLPMAYMDLDLESDVVQVWHGPGAFKKFGLSSVTDPDLIDLEKRISEKLDYVVVSSKNVAPFYKEAFGVSEEKVIPLGIPRTDYYFRENNLVELRNKFENLYPESKDKKIVLYAPTFRENSFHDKDIIKNFNIDLFNRELGDQYILAVRLHPRINSADLLDDYNLIDVTNYKDEKELLLLADILITDYSSIMVEYALLNKPIIFYPYDYKYYTHIERGFYFDYKKRVPGPVTCHMEELIDIIKNDDFDLNKIEEFTELQFDYFDGNSTKRIVDYILDNNK, encoded by the coding sequence ATGAAAAATACTAAATACAAACTATTTGCTGCATTTTTTAACTTTTACAAACACATATTCAAAATAAATAATAATAGAGTATCTTTCATAATAATCAATAAGGATAAATTCAGGGGTAATTTGAAGTACATTTACAATGAAATGAATAAAAGAAATGAACATTTAGAATGTAACATTATTTCAAGGGATGAATATAATTTAAGTGGAATGAACTCTGTAAGCGGCGCTTTAAGGAAAATTTTCGTATTACTTAGATTATTTCTGGTTAAATCCTACAGATTAGCTGTTTCCCGTTATATCTTTTTGAATGATAATTTTTTACCCATGGCTTATATGGATTTAGATCTAGAATCTGATGTTGTTCAGGTTTGGCACGGTCCAGGAGCCTTTAAGAAATTTGGTTTATCCTCTGTTACTGATCCTGATTTGATAGATTTGGAGAAACGAATTTCTGAGAAACTGGATTATGTGGTGGTGAGCTCTAAAAATGTAGCCCCGTTTTATAAGGAAGCATTTGGAGTAAGTGAAGAAAAAGTAATCCCTTTAGGAATTCCAAGGACTGATTACTATTTCAGGGAAAATAATCTGGTAGAATTAAGAAATAAGTTTGAAAATTTATACCCTGAATCTAAAGATAAAAAAATTGTTTTATATGCCCCTACTTTTAGAGAAAATTCTTTTCATGATAAAGATATAATTAAAAATTTTAATATAGACTTATTTAATCGTGAATTAGGAGATCAGTATATTTTAGCTGTAAGATTGCACCCTCGAATAAACAGTGCAGATCTATTAGATGATTATAATTTAATTGATGTTACAAATTATAAGGACGAAAAGGAGCTGCTGCTACTTGCCGATATTTTAATAACTGATTATTCATCTATAATGGTAGAATATGCCCTTTTAAATAAGCCAATTATTTTTTATCCATATGATTATAAATATTACACCCATATTGAACGAGGATTCTACTTTGACTATAAAAAAAGAGTACCCGGGCCTGTTACCTGCCATATGGAAGAGCTTATAGATATAATTAAAAATGATGATTTTGACTTAAATAAAATAGAAGAATTTACTGAATTACAGTTTGATTATTTCGATGGGAATTCTACAAAACGTATTGTGGACTATATTCTTGATAATAATAAGTAA
- a CDS encoding zinc dependent phospholipase C family protein — MVFLLSVPLLISPAAAWDVQNHQDIASKVYYSLPQSVQQKLDLNEMKRGSIAPDVVFKDYNPNHQYPASATQAQIWINKAKKAYKSKDYKYASYCFGVASHYITDTFSAPHAVAGETLAQHVAYENQAIKMKPSIRYKSGSLSSLLKYGYLQGRQDWSLWLKTKSTSIPQRDLNNAGSAAYSIIRNCF; from the coding sequence ATGGTTTTTCTGCTGTCGGTACCCCTACTAATTTCACCAGCAGCAGCATGGGATGTACAAAACCACCAAGATATTGCAAGCAAAGTATATTATTCATTACCCCAATCTGTACAACAGAAACTAGACTTAAATGAAATGAAACGAGGATCAATAGCTCCAGATGTAGTATTCAAAGACTATAATCCCAACCACCAATACCCTGCAAGTGCTACACAAGCTCAAATCTGGATTAATAAAGCAAAAAAAGCATATAAAAGCAAAGATTACAAATATGCCAGTTACTGTTTTGGAGTAGCTTCCCATTACATTACAGATACTTTTTCAGCTCCCCATGCCGTAGCTGGAGAAACTTTAGCTCAACACGTGGCTTATGAAAACCAGGCCATTAAAATGAAACCATCAATAAGATATAAAAGCGGAAGTTTAAGTTCATTACTAAAATACGGCTACCTACAAGGACGACAAGACTGGTCACTATGGCTTAAAACTAAAAGCACAAGTATCCCTCAAAGAGATTTAAACAACGCAGGATCAGCAGCATACAGCATAATAAGAAACTGCTTCTAA
- a CDS encoding ABC transporter permease, producing MNEIKTSNTDIGIVVILTTLSIILFNIHALNNIEIMIFLKIIVFFLLGYSLLAIIFPYNNISKTKFFLASGLWSLIIVFALALVLGVVLNFSSETFINILLIITNVFIAVAFIRRAKLSKKIENEYIVCENCRSYYKLKEGESLDDFEACRCGGRLKYADETFSPAPVNNNAVNISKGTKTNENFSKLKLLLAASLIIVLGIILNFLVGIQLTSISLSLIILSLAGYLLKVNYNVISKHRFIANFSKYRFLLLELVKRDIKIKYRRSVLGIFWSFLNPLLTMVVLTAIFTALYKSNIQNFPVYVLVGKIIFDLYAQGTSAAMNSIKKNASIIKKVYVPKYMYTLGVVLSSFVTFALSLIILFLVMVVTNAPFTIYILYAVLPILLLLIFTVGMGLILATVTVFFRDIEHLYGVFTMLLMYGSAIFYPITIIPDNYRFIFELNPVYAFISLCRDSFLYGQIFNLNTLLYASVMAVIALVLGIILFYKYQDKFILYV from the coding sequence ATGAATGAAATTAAAACATCTAATACTGACATTGGAATTGTAGTTATTCTTACTACTTTAAGCATTATTCTATTCAACATTCATGCGCTAAATAATATTGAAATAATGATATTTCTTAAAATTATCGTATTTTTCTTGCTTGGATATTCATTACTAGCTATAATATTTCCATATAACAATATTAGTAAAACTAAATTTTTTTTAGCCAGCGGATTATGGAGTTTAATAATTGTTTTTGCCCTAGCATTAGTACTGGGAGTAGTTTTAAATTTTAGCAGTGAAACATTTATCAATATTTTACTTATAATTACCAATGTCTTTATTGCAGTTGCTTTTATAAGAAGAGCTAAACTGTCAAAGAAAATAGAAAATGAATATATTGTCTGTGAAAACTGCAGAAGCTACTATAAGCTCAAGGAAGGTGAATCATTAGATGATTTTGAAGCTTGCCGCTGTGGGGGTAGGCTGAAGTATGCTGATGAAACATTTTCACCTGCACCTGTAAATAATAATGCTGTAAATATTTCTAAAGGTACCAAAACTAATGAAAATTTCTCTAAACTTAAGTTATTGCTGGCTGCATCACTAATTATAGTTTTGGGGATTATTTTAAACTTTTTGGTTGGTATTCAACTAACTTCAATTAGTTTATCTTTAATTATCTTGTCTTTGGCTGGTTATTTACTTAAAGTGAATTATAACGTTATATCTAAACACAGGTTTATTGCTAACTTTTCAAAATACAGGTTTCTCCTTTTAGAGCTTGTAAAAAGGGACATTAAAATAAAGTATAGAAGGTCTGTACTTGGAATATTCTGGAGTTTTTTAAATCCATTATTAACTATGGTAGTATTAACTGCTATATTTACAGCTCTTTATAAAAGCAATATACAGAATTTTCCTGTTTATGTATTAGTTGGAAAAATAATATTTGATCTATATGCTCAGGGAACTAGTGCAGCTATGAATTCAATTAAAAAGAATGCATCTATCATTAAAAAAGTATACGTGCCAAAATACATGTATACTCTGGGTGTGGTTCTATCCAGTTTCGTAACTTTTGCACTTTCTCTTATAATTCTTTTCTTAGTAATGGTTGTTACAAATGCTCCTTTTACAATATACATATTATATGCAGTTTTACCGATTTTATTACTTCTCATATTTACAGTAGGTATGGGCCTCATACTTGCCACAGTAACGGTGTTCTTTAGAGATATAGAACATTTATATGGAGTTTTTACAATGCTTTTAATGTATGGAAGCGCAATTTTTTATCCTATAACAATTATTCCAGATAACTATCGTTTTATATTTGAGCTAAATCCGGTATATGCATTTATAAGTTTATGCAGGGATTCTTTCTTATATGGACAAATATTTAATCTAAATACTTTGTTATATGCATCAGTTATGGCAGTAATAGCGCTAGTTTTAGGGATTATTTTATTTTATAAATATCAGGATAAATTTATATTATATGTTTAA
- a CDS encoding ABC transporter ATP-binding protein, translating into MDKTIIKVNDVGMEFNLSQEKISDLKEYVIKFLRRELFFQEFWALKNVSFDVKKGDRVGIVGLNGAGKSTLLKIICGVMKPTEGNVKINGKIVPLLELGAGFDSNYTGRENIFLNGAMLGYSKKFLEEKYDEIVEFSEIGEKFIDVPIKNYSSGMKARLGFSIATVVEPEILVLDEVLSVGDAKFRKKSEERIMSLFKKGVTVLYVSHSAGEVKRLCNKAIWLEKGKLIMQGDVEEVCAAYEKS; encoded by the coding sequence TTGGATAAAACGATTATCAAAGTTAATGATGTTGGAATGGAATTCAATTTAAGTCAAGAAAAAATAAGTGATCTTAAAGAGTATGTTATTAAGTTTTTAAGAAGAGAACTTTTTTTTCAGGAGTTTTGGGCTCTTAAAAACGTGTCGTTTGACGTAAAAAAAGGGGATAGAGTTGGGATAGTCGGATTAAATGGTGCAGGTAAAAGTACACTTCTCAAAATAATTTGCGGGGTTATGAAACCTACTGAGGGTAATGTTAAAATAAACGGTAAGATCGTACCTTTACTGGAATTAGGTGCAGGATTTGACAGTAATTACACGGGTAGAGAAAATATATTCCTCAACGGTGCTATGTTGGGATATAGTAAAAAATTTTTAGAGGAGAAATATGACGAGATAGTGGAATTTTCAGAGATTGGGGAAAAATTTATTGATGTTCCTATTAAAAATTATTCGTCTGGAATGAAGGCCAGATTGGGCTTTTCTATAGCTACAGTTGTTGAACCTGAAATACTTGTTTTAGATGAGGTTCTATCTGTAGGTGATGCAAAATTTAGAAAAAAAAGCGAAGAAAGGATAATGTCGCTTTTTAAAAAAGGAGTAACAGTTTTATATGTATCTCATTCGGCAGGTGAGGTCAAAAGGCTCTGTAACAAGGCAATATGGCTTGAAAAAGGAAAATTAATCATGCAGGGAGATGTGGAAGAAGTTTGTGCAGCATATGAAAAAAGCTGA
- a CDS encoding class I SAM-dependent methyltransferase, which produces MINNKKYWDNRFKSGDWELNKGNEQTLFHYNILLEHIPDWLKNEIYDNNFNICDLGCGMGEGVDLFKKYFKKSEITGVDFSDYAIEKAKKVYPDNSFIRSDITNFNNHYDVIISSHTLEHFENPFELLSHMISLADKYFILIIPFQEKDLHKEHFYSFDYNSFPINIQNHKLVHYKEIDRLFFDAGGYWGKEQLILIYANTKNIDTSNFTLEQLNNSYFGEFKLQKQIYKNKVTEYEKKLDS; this is translated from the coding sequence ATGATTAATAATAAAAAATATTGGGATAATAGATTTAAGTCAGGAGATTGGGAATTAAATAAAGGAAATGAACAGACTTTATTTCATTATAATATTTTGTTAGAGCATATACCAGACTGGTTAAAAAATGAAATATATGATAATAACTTTAATATATGTGATTTAGGATGTGGAATGGGGGAAGGTGTTGATTTATTTAAAAAATATTTCAAAAAATCAGAAATTACAGGTGTAGATTTTTCTGATTATGCTATAGAAAAAGCTAAAAAAGTATATCCTGATAATTCATTTATACGCTCAGATATCACTAACTTCAATAATCATTATGATGTAATAATATCTTCACATACATTAGAACATTTTGAAAATCCATTTGAACTTTTAAGTCATATGATAAGTTTGGCAGATAAATATTTTATTTTAATAATTCCATTTCAAGAAAAAGATCTCCATAAAGAACATTTTTACTCTTTTGATTATAATTCCTTTCCTATAAATATCCAAAATCATAAACTAGTTCATTATAAAGAAATAGATAGACTATTTTTTGATGCTGGAGGTTATTGGGGAAAAGAACAATTAATCTTAATCTATGCCAATACCAAAAATATAGATACCAGCAATTTTACATTAGAACAACTTAACAACAGTTACTTTGGTGAATTTAAACTTCAAAAACAAATTTATAAAAATAAAGTAACTGAATATGAAAAGAAATTAGATTCT